Genomic window (Muntiacus reevesi chromosome 6, mMunRee1.1, whole genome shotgun sequence):
tccttcccaccctccctgcTCTCTCCTTTGCCCCACTGCCTCTTCTCCCTTTACTATATTCCGTCTGCATCCTTTTCTGCCCCGTTTtctggcccgccctgcccaccgatgctccctgccccccacccgccCTTTGCCTCCACCCTAGGGGCACAGCACGCACCGAAAGACTCTCCCTGACATCTCTCCCTTTCCCCCGGCAGCAGATGGGCTGGTGATGAAGATCAAGCAGGAGATGCCCGGGTGGCTGCTGCAGACGCAGGCCGCGCTTTCGCAGAAGGATAAGGAGAACATTTTCCGGCCCCGTCGGGCGCCCGCGCCATGCCAGACGGCGGCGAGGAAGCCTCGAGCCTGGGGGCGCCCGGACGAGACAGGGGGTCCAAGATGGGCCCCTCCCCCTGAGCAGGACGTGGGGCCGGCAGGCCAGGCTCCGGGGGCGGCTCCCGGCCCCCTGAGCCCGGCTCTTCCTGCCGGCGAGGGTCACTTCGTGTGCCCGGACTGCGGGAAGAGGTTCAGCTGGTGGTCGTCACTGAAGATCCACCAGCGCACGCACACGGGCGAGAAGCCGTACCTGTGCGGCAAGTGTGGCAAGAGCTTCAGCCAGAAGCCCAACCTGGCGCGCCACCAAAGGCACCACACGGGCGAGCGGCCTTTCTGCTGCCCCGAGTGCGCCCGGCGCTTCAGCCAGAAGCAGCACCTGCTCAAGCACCAGAAGACCCACTCCCGGCCCGCCACCCACCCGTGCCCCGAGTGCGCGCGCTGCTTCCGCCACCAGGTGGGCCTCCGCATCCACCAGCGTGCGCACGCGCGGGACCGCCAGGGCGCCCGCGCCGGGCTGCCGGCGCTGCGGCGGGACGTCGCGGCCCCCCGGAGCCGGCGCCCGCGGCCGGGGCCCCAGCGGGGGCGCCCCGAGTGGGCCTGGCTGGGGCTCGGCCAGGGCTGGTGGCGCCCGCCCGGGGCCCGGCCCGCCGCCCCCGGCGAGCCGCGCCAGTTCATCTGCAACGAGTGCGGCAAGAGCTTCACGTGGTGGTCGTCGCTGAACATCCACCAGCGCATCCACACGGGCGAGCGGCCCTACCCCTGCCCCGAGTGCGGCCGCCGCTTCAG
Coding sequences:
- the ZNF775 gene encoding zinc finger protein 775 isoform X1, yielding MENGLIGGTADGLVMKIKQEMPGWLLQTQAALSQKDKENIFRPRRAPAPCQTAARKPRAWGRPDETGGPRWAPPPEQDVGPAGQAPGAAPGPLSPALPAGEGHFVCPDCGKRFSWWSSLKIHQRTHTGEKPYLCGKCGKSFSQKPNLARHQRHHTGERPFCCPECARRFSQKQHLLKHQKTHSRPATHPCPECARCFRHQVGLRIHQRAHARDRQGARAGLPALRRDVAAPRSRRPRPGPQRGRPEWAWLGLGQGWWRPPGARPAAPGEPRQFICNECGKSFTWWSSLNIHQRIHTGERPYPCPECGRRFSQKPNLTRHLRNHTGERPHPCAHCGRRFRQKQHLLKHQRTHQPGARAASRPGRAALRAHPRARPATAAAPPPAQAVPGLSPPPRGPSPARGPGDLPWGRARPGTPGEPRQFICNECGKSFSWWSALTIHQRIHTGERPYPCPECGRRFSQKPNLTRHRRNHTGERPYLCASCGRGFSQKQHLLKHQRVHLGALAPTVSAKGDAL
- the ZNF775 gene encoding zinc finger protein 775 isoform X3, with amino-acid sequence MKIKQEMPGWLLQTQAALSQKDKENIFRPRRAPAPCQTAARKPRAWGRPDETGGPRWAPPPEQDVGPAGQAPGAAPGPLSPALPAGEGHFVCPDCGKRFSWWSSLKIHQRTHTGEKPYLCGKCGKSFSQKPNLARHQRHHTGERPFCCPECARRFSQKQHLLKHQKTHSRPATHPCPECARCFRHQVGLRIHQRAHARDRQGARAGLPALRRDVAAPRSRRPRPGPQRGRPEWAWLGLGQGWWRPPGARPAAPGEPRQFICNECGKSFTWWSSLNIHQRIHTGERPYPCPECGRRFSQKPNLTRHLRNHTGERPHPCAHCGRRFRQKQHLLKHQRTHQPGARAASRPGRAALRAHPRARPATAAAPPPAQAVPGLSPPPRGPSPARGPGDLPWGRARPGTPGEPRQFICNECGKSFSWWSALTIHQRIHTGERPYPCPECGRRFSQKPNLTRHRRNHTGERPYLCASCGRGFSQKQHLLKHQRVHLGALAPTVSAKGDAL
- the ZNF775 gene encoding zinc finger protein 775 isoform X2, with translation MENGLIGGTDGLVMKIKQEMPGWLLQTQAALSQKDKENIFRPRRAPAPCQTAARKPRAWGRPDETGGPRWAPPPEQDVGPAGQAPGAAPGPLSPALPAGEGHFVCPDCGKRFSWWSSLKIHQRTHTGEKPYLCGKCGKSFSQKPNLARHQRHHTGERPFCCPECARRFSQKQHLLKHQKTHSRPATHPCPECARCFRHQVGLRIHQRAHARDRQGARAGLPALRRDVAAPRSRRPRPGPQRGRPEWAWLGLGQGWWRPPGARPAAPGEPRQFICNECGKSFTWWSSLNIHQRIHTGERPYPCPECGRRFSQKPNLTRHLRNHTGERPHPCAHCGRRFRQKQHLLKHQRTHQPGARAASRPGRAALRAHPRARPATAAAPPPAQAVPGLSPPPRGPSPARGPGDLPWGRARPGTPGEPRQFICNECGKSFSWWSALTIHQRIHTGERPYPCPECGRRFSQKPNLTRHRRNHTGERPYLCASCGRGFSQKQHLLKHQRVHLGALAPTVSAKGDAL